Proteins encoded within one genomic window of Aurantiacibacter spongiae:
- the parE gene encoding DNA topoisomerase IV subunit B, whose translation MSDDLFENTPAKSSGDYDSSSIEVLEGLEPVRRRPGMYIGGTDDRALHHLAAEVLDNSMDEAVAGHASRIEVILEPGNRLTIIDNGRGMPVDEHPKFPGKSTLEVILTTLHSGGKFSGKAYATSGGLHGVGVSVVNALSSHTRVEVARNREVFAQEFSRGQPTGAIAKIGDTPNRRGTSVTFVPDTEIFGERAFRPARLFKLARSKAYLFAGVEIRWKCAPELAGDDVPEEAVFQFPGGLSDHLAEQVGSRECVTAENFTGRQDFPEEQGLVEWAVAWPLWSDGSTSWYCNTVPTPDGGTHEQGVRAALTKGLRAFGDLTGQKKAKDITADDVMTGAEVMLSVFIRDPQFQSQTKDRLTSPEAARLVENAVRDHFDHFLSDNMDRGRALLGSVMERMDERLRRKQEREIKRKTATNAKKLRLPGKLTDCSGEGDGETELFIVEGDSAGGSAKQARNRKTQAILPIRGKILNVASATADKIRANSEIADLILAMGCGTRKDCDPENLRYDRIVIMTDADVDGAHIATLLMTFFFQEMPDLVRGGHLYLAQPPLYRLTAGKESRYARDDEHRAELEATVFKGKKVEVSRFKGLGEMNPQQLRETTMNPDSRSLVRITLPEQNEQRFAVKELVDQLMGRNPEHRFNFIQNRAGELDRDLIDA comes from the coding sequence ATGAGCGACGATCTTTTCGAGAATACGCCGGCGAAGAGCAGCGGCGATTACGATTCCTCCTCGATCGAGGTGCTGGAGGGACTGGAACCGGTCCGCCGCCGACCGGGCATGTATATCGGCGGCACCGACGACCGCGCGCTGCATCATCTGGCGGCGGAAGTACTCGACAATTCCATGGATGAAGCGGTCGCGGGCCATGCCAGTCGCATCGAGGTGATACTGGAGCCAGGCAACCGGCTGACGATCATCGACAACGGTCGCGGCATGCCGGTGGACGAGCATCCCAAGTTTCCGGGCAAGTCCACCCTCGAGGTCATACTGACAACGCTGCACTCCGGCGGCAAGTTTTCCGGCAAGGCGTATGCCACCAGCGGCGGCCTGCATGGCGTGGGCGTGTCGGTCGTGAATGCCCTGTCCAGCCATACGCGCGTCGAAGTCGCCCGGAACCGGGAGGTGTTCGCACAGGAGTTCTCGCGAGGGCAGCCCACCGGCGCGATCGCCAAGATCGGCGATACCCCCAATCGACGTGGCACCAGCGTCACCTTCGTGCCCGATACGGAAATCTTCGGCGAGCGAGCCTTCAGGCCGGCCCGCCTGTTCAAGCTGGCCCGGTCCAAGGCATACCTGTTCGCCGGGGTCGAAATCCGCTGGAAATGCGCTCCGGAACTCGCCGGTGACGACGTTCCCGAGGAAGCGGTGTTCCAGTTCCCGGGCGGTCTTTCGGATCATCTCGCGGAACAGGTCGGAAGCCGCGAATGCGTGACGGCGGAGAATTTTACCGGGCGGCAGGATTTCCCGGAGGAGCAGGGACTGGTGGAATGGGCGGTTGCCTGGCCCCTGTGGTCCGACGGCTCGACCAGCTGGTACTGCAACACCGTGCCCACCCCCGATGGCGGCACGCACGAACAAGGGGTCCGCGCGGCCCTGACCAAGGGCTTGCGGGCTTTCGGCGATCTGACCGGGCAGAAGAAGGCCAAGGACATTACCGCCGACGACGTGATGACGGGTGCGGAAGTCATGCTCTCGGTATTCATCCGCGATCCGCAATTCCAGAGCCAGACCAAGGACCGGCTGACCAGTCCGGAGGCCGCGCGCCTGGTCGAGAATGCCGTGCGCGATCATTTCGACCACTTCCTGTCCGACAACATGGACCGGGGCCGCGCGCTGCTCGGTTCGGTCATGGAGCGGATGGACGAACGCCTGCGCCGCAAGCAGGAACGTGAAATCAAGCGCAAGACGGCGACCAATGCCAAGAAGCTGCGGCTGCCCGGCAAGCTGACCGATTGCAGCGGCGAAGGTGACGGCGAGACCGAACTGTTCATCGTCGAGGGAGACAGCGCCGGGGGTAGCGCCAAACAGGCGCGCAACCGCAAGACCCAGGCGATCCTGCCCATTCGCGGCAAGATCCTCAACGTCGCGTCCGCCACCGCAGACAAGATACGCGCCAATTCCGAAATCGCCGACCTGATCCTCGCCATGGGATGCGGCACGCGGAAGGATTGCGATCCCGAGAACCTGCGCTACGACCGCATCGTCATCATGACCGATGCAGACGTTGACGGCGCCCACATCGCCACCTTGCTGATGACGTTCTTCTTCCAGGAAATGCCCGACCTCGTTCGCGGCGGCCATCTCTATCTCGCGCAGCCGCCGCTCTATCGCCTCACCGCCGGAAAAGAGAGCCGCTACGCCCGTGACGACGAACATCGTGCCGAACTGGAAGCCACCGTGTTCAAGGGCAAGAAGGTCGAGGTCAGCCGGTTCAAGGGGCTTGGCGAAATGAACCCGCAGCAATTGCGCGAGACGACCATGAACCCCGACAGCCGAAGTCTGGTCCGCATCACCCTGCCCGAGCAGAACGAACAGCGTTTCGCGGTCAAGGAACTCGTCGACCAGTTGATGGGCAGGAACCCCGAACACCGGTTCAATTTCATCCAGAACCGCGCCGGCGAGCTCGACCGCGATCTGATCGACGCCTGA
- a CDS encoding serine hydrolase, which translates to MSRRHAAALFLALPALAFPVIANAQTDAAMPRLDTRAADIVAVMRGEKAMEEVFSDSFNAQISADQMQAITAQLEAQFGGLEGVDAVEPMSETLASIRIRMERGIASGGFRIAPDQDYKVTEFRLTDTEPLDDSPQSLLADVAALPGAASVLVTRLGSDEPLLAHNADRQFAIGSAFKLYVLSALAHSIAAGERSWEDVVPLTARSYPSGQLQNWPAGSPVTLHTLATLMISISDNTAADQLIRTLGREAIAAELLASVHSDPSRTLPFMTTREMFVMKSGDEVSTADYPAMSEADRTRALDSLASVDRDMVAISEAFSDDPNAIDVEWFASAEDIVRIFDRIRALDDDTALKILAVSPSVSPSIKERWDYIGYKGGSEPGVLNLSWLLRNDAGEWSVVTMSWNDPGAPVDQRQFELIALRALALAAD; encoded by the coding sequence ATGTCACGACGCCACGCCGCCGCCCTCTTTCTCGCCCTGCCTGCGCTCGCCTTTCCCGTGATCGCCAACGCGCAAACCGATGCGGCTATGCCCCGGCTCGACACGCGCGCGGCCGATATCGTAGCGGTCATGCGCGGGGAAAAGGCCATGGAAGAGGTCTTTTCCGACAGTTTCAACGCGCAGATATCCGCCGATCAGATGCAGGCGATCACCGCGCAACTGGAGGCGCAGTTCGGCGGGCTGGAGGGCGTGGACGCCGTCGAACCGATGTCCGAGACGCTCGCCTCGATCCGCATCCGGATGGAACGCGGCATCGCCAGCGGCGGCTTCCGCATCGCTCCGGATCAAGATTACAAGGTCACCGAATTTCGCCTGACCGATACCGAGCCTCTCGATGACAGTCCGCAATCGCTGCTCGCAGACGTTGCCGCTCTCCCCGGGGCGGCGAGCGTTCTTGTCACGCGGCTCGGTTCCGACGAGCCGCTGCTGGCGCACAACGCTGACCGGCAATTCGCCATTGGCTCGGCCTTCAAGCTCTACGTGCTGTCCGCGCTTGCCCACTCGATCGCGGCGGGCGAGCGCTCCTGGGAGGACGTCGTGCCGCTCACCGCGCGTAGCTATCCGAGCGGGCAGTTGCAGAATTGGCCGGCCGGATCGCCGGTAACGCTGCATACGCTGGCGACGCTGATGATCTCGATCAGCGACAACACGGCAGCCGACCAGCTCATCCGGACCCTGGGACGCGAAGCGATTGCCGCCGAACTGCTGGCGTCGGTCCATTCCGATCCTTCCCGGACACTCCCGTTCATGACCACGCGGGAGATGTTCGTGATGAAATCGGGCGACGAGGTTTCGACGGCGGACTATCCGGCGATGAGCGAGGCGGACAGAACGCGTGCGCTTGACAGTCTCGCATCCGTGGATCGGGACATGGTGGCCATTTCGGAAGCCTTTTCGGACGATCCCAATGCGATCGACGTCGAATGGTTCGCCTCGGCCGAGGACATCGTCCGCATATTCGATCGCATCCGCGCCCTCGACGATGATACCGCTTTGAAAATTCTCGCGGTCAGCCCCTCCGTGTCGCCTTCGATAAAGGAGCGCTGGGACTATATCGGCTACAAAGGCGGGTCGGAGCCGGGCGTGCTCAACTTGAGCTGGCTTTTGCGCAATGACGCGGGCGAGTGGAGCGTCGTAACGATGAGCTGGAACGACCCCGGAGCGCCGGTCGACCAGCGGCAATTCGAACTCATCGCCCTTCGCGCGCTCGCACTGGCAGCAGACTGA
- a CDS encoding exo-beta-N-acetylmuramidase NamZ family protein produces MKFGIDRLLAEPELRKPLEGNRVALIAHPASVTADLTHSLDALAGAGLNVSSAFGPQHGLKGDKQDNMVETADETDARYGIPVFSLYGEVRRPTGQMMSSADVFLFDLQDLGCRIYTFVTTLLYLLEEAARHEKSVWVLDRPNPAGRPVEGTLLEPGQESFVGAGPMPMRHGLTLGEMGHWFIRHFGLDVDYRVIEMDGWQPDAAPGFGWPSDRVWINPSPNAASLNMARAYPGTVMLEGATLSEGRGTTRPLEVLFGAPDLDAKAVLTEMHRIAPGWMAGCALRECWFTPTFHKHQGDLCSGLMIHAEGPFYDHAGFRPWRLQAVAFKAIRALHPDYELWRDFPYEYEFDRLAIDVINGGSSLREWVDDEEAQPGDLDQRALRDEDSWRAEVADLLLY; encoded by the coding sequence ATGAAATTTGGCATAGACCGCCTGCTGGCGGAACCGGAACTCAGGAAACCTCTCGAGGGTAACCGGGTCGCGCTGATCGCGCACCCTGCATCGGTCACGGCGGACCTTACGCACTCGCTCGACGCGCTCGCGGGGGCCGGTCTGAACGTGAGCAGCGCCTTCGGCCCGCAACATGGGCTGAAAGGCGACAAGCAGGACAACATGGTCGAGACGGCGGACGAGACCGATGCCCGGTATGGCATCCCGGTCTTCAGCCTGTACGGAGAGGTGCGCCGACCGACCGGCCAGATGATGTCGAGCGCGGACGTGTTCCTGTTCGATCTGCAGGATCTGGGATGTCGCATATACACCTTCGTCACCACGCTGCTCTATCTGCTCGAAGAAGCCGCGCGCCACGAGAAGAGCGTCTGGGTGCTTGACCGACCGAACCCGGCGGGTCGCCCGGTGGAGGGCACATTGCTCGAACCGGGACAGGAAAGCTTCGTGGGTGCCGGCCCGATGCCCATGCGGCATGGCTTGACACTGGGCGAAATGGGTCACTGGTTCATTCGCCATTTCGGCCTCGATGTCGATTACCGCGTCATCGAAATGGACGGTTGGCAGCCCGACGCCGCGCCCGGTTTCGGCTGGCCGAGCGACCGTGTATGGATCAATCCCAGTCCTAACGCCGCCAGTCTCAACATGGCGCGCGCCTATCCCGGAACGGTGATGCTGGAGGGTGCGACCCTGAGCGAGGGGCGCGGGACGACCCGCCCGCTGGAGGTGCTGTTCGGCGCGCCCGATCTCGACGCGAAGGCGGTGCTGACCGAAATGCATCGTATCGCGCCTGGCTGGATGGCCGGCTGTGCCCTACGCGAATGCTGGTTCACGCCCACCTTCCACAAACACCAGGGCGATCTGTGCAGCGGGCTGATGATCCATGCCGAAGGGCCGTTCTACGATCACGCAGGGTTTCGCCCCTGGCGCCTTCAGGCGGTCGCCTTCAAAGCCATTCGCGCGCTTCATCCGGATTACGAGCTGTGGCGCGACTTTCCCTACGAATACGAGTTCGATCGCCTGGCGATCGACGTCATAAATGGGGGTTCTTCCCTGCGTGAATGGGTCGATGACGAAGAGGCCCAACCCGGCGACCTCGACCAGCGCGCATTACGCGACGAGGACAGCTGGCGGGCGGAGGTGGCCGACCTGCTACTTTACTGA
- a CDS encoding DOMON-like domain-containing protein: MQTHRLVCHPATPPVAVRSMEAKILSITDSWMRVRWRIDGPGKLVVPRFAGRGRADNLWETTCFEMFVQQPGDTGYSEFNLSPSERWAAYDFTAPREGMSERDFAREPDCAMRMGQAMAIFDAALPRSQMPEPPFAVGLAAVIEEEGGVKSYWSLCHNSEKPDFHDPACFTASLGRLRAA; encoded by the coding sequence TTGCAAACGCATCGACTGGTCTGCCATCCGGCCACGCCGCCCGTGGCCGTGCGCAGCATGGAGGCCAAGATTCTATCCATCACCGACAGCTGGATGCGCGTACGTTGGAGGATCGACGGGCCAGGCAAGCTGGTGGTGCCCAGGTTCGCCGGCCGCGGGCGCGCCGATAATCTATGGGAGACGACCTGCTTCGAGATGTTCGTGCAGCAACCGGGGGATACCGGATACAGCGAGTTCAATCTTTCGCCTTCCGAACGCTGGGCCGCCTACGACTTCACCGCCCCGCGGGAGGGAATGAGCGAACGCGACTTCGCCCGTGAACCTGACTGCGCGATGCGAATGGGGCAGGCCATGGCAATTTTCGACGCCGCCCTCCCGCGCAGCCAGATGCCCGAGCCGCCCTTCGCAGTCGGGCTTGCTGCCGTGATCGAGGAAGAGGGTGGGGTAAAAAGCTACTGGTCGCTGTGCCACAACAGCGAGAAACCCGATTTTCACGATCCGGCTTGCTTCACAGCCTCGCTTGGGCGACTTCGGGCTGCATGA